tgaatttcctctgcgtcgtccggcaccaagttcatatattcatcaaagccctaaaaatcagcaacaaaagccgtcggtgagctacgtcccctgctctaaacttcagcaacaacgacacaaactatcgtgagctgtgctgacgtgggctggacaattaagactattaattggagaggcacgaggtcttgccaccccccatgctagtttttcctgacaggaagaaacagttttatcaatttgaagaacaaccaacaaaaaccccaagccaaagacatcctgatactcacaatgatgcagccttctagccccatgttcacttgctcagaaagccacacctggatcctggacctctgcaaaatgatggagggggagagcacaacaggaacataaacactccacacaattttgttctctcctgtgcattaacaactccttgctgccgatagcttcgtaacactcgaggcagtaactctcacgcgtggtttcggttacatcctcggtcatttttaaggtggtagactattttggaaatactctctgccttcactggcgaacacgcaacagcacaggctttaaagactgtcacggaaaacatccctgcacacccaactgcaagagcaaacgcctcttacaaaggtaaccccttaaggtgagaaggaaaaacgcccaaatcggaactagttggtcttctcacggatcgcaacgacagcaagttcttcagttcaacaggaaccggctccaaaaaccccatcctgaactcggaaagacccctccggcgtgccgccccgctccccacacggctctaagggccctgcgcaagaagcaccgggacgttcctctcacacggggccgaagccgcggcagcccggcggtactcacgttctgcaggtagcggaagatgaggatctggagcggagcgttaaggacgccccacagacagaccacgcacccgcacccttcctgcgccagggttcgttaaaaaccctgttaagtgctgtcatggggaacagctcaactaccggcgaaggcggaggagcccaggctacgtttaatacaggaccttcaggagaatacgaatataagagggaagaataaaatatttacagaaaccatggcgtacaccaaaccccgtctccatgggcagagcctaggccggggacagcgaaggctgacgacggagcaggaggagggaagcagcgagggggaagccttcctcgccgggctctcgcgcgctcttcctctctcccgaagtctgcgcgCAAGTTAGCAACCGACCGACCCACTCTGGTGGAAatctcagcgggagaaagtcctgcagcaggataaagtgttggcagcttggggctgggtgacccttctggagctgGAACAGCAGTttactcagttttggtttcagacctttcctctagaactaagacagcacagtggattatcaaagcacgcaagtgttttctcccaaagagaaagtattgacaatcaactccgacaaccgatttttcctctgccagcagctaatgcctgagggcccctgcagcttcacaaatcctcgtaggaagagaagagattcaagttcttcaaaaatttaagaaaatcattcaaaaggtagctgctagggaaaacgatccctggtggcagggtacacaatagaccccagtctcagctgtcttctgcagggtcacaaattcagaccgcacctctgacctgcagggaagttcaggacaactgagtgcagatactgccaatttctaccagttcacctgtgctttaagactcattgcaaaacctcagctcgaaaaagaatcacctctgggtatccaacaaagtAATCcgtttcaatttatttatttctttattttcagccatCAATCAGTTCACCAATTTCCATGAAGAAGTCATCCTCATCATTCTCTGGGTCCACATCCATTTCGTCTTcctgtttgcctcctgagatttcccaaagaaacttctcaaagtcgtcttctacagagaagggggcttcccaggcccctgagaaGTTCAACCGGCGTTTCTTTACTGCTACTTGTGAAGAAGGTGAAGttgagcttgtgacctctgactgtgccacagagtctgcctggcttccaaggtgcagtacaggacttggaagaacaagaaagagagcaaatcagtgtatgacattccttaagcagagacatgttttctgcaaaccagctcttaaaacggtagttaatccctcctacacctcagccttacacagggattgttattcaattaacctggggctgcttttagagcccaatgtatcagcaggtacattttgcagtttggggatttatccgcgaagacacagcatctggggtctggcaaagaaggttccatttttgtagccagaggtacttggccacctttactaatttgactgcaaaaaggttaccaagtcaacctctgcaggcgttcagaaaacccaagaagccactgaaaagctgtaccaacttgcagcattttcagacaagaatctgaataagcagtccagccagctactagaagcttattctttcagacaaatttttcctctgctggattttggcatgaattatctcaaaaccctaatgtttccacgtgtgaaaaaaacaaaactcagtttcacgtgaaaggcacactgatcaagaaaaagaacaagttctagttgttacctggcttggggttctTCTCTCCCACGTacggagaggaggctgtcctctggcaaagccggaacaatggcctaggaagaagcaaggtggtttttatgatacacaggtcaaagactgctttgcagattcttcctccactgcttctcctctggcattgctgaaccctaaccaaaatacagaaccagggcacacctgaagaaaagttagtattcccttaaagtttactaacgaccttgggtcttcctaaagaacacggcattaatggacgtagcagagcgttatgtaaacactgccattcacctcgtaaaaagcagaaaggtactacaagtgtcctgtcgaccacttctggatttaaaagggaacagagacccggagaacatttcagtcttccacctgttctccaagaggagcgtaaaacttgggcatcaattttactagggacccactactgcctcagtcgctgtccttaccacagctgcttttttagctgaaggctccttcccgtcgccaccagtggcactcaatgacttcacagccgccacggcagagggatgactctcggctgccttacgtttcagtggctgctttgtggggaaggtggctttcccatccaaaggcttcaggcacaccttccgtttggctagaggaaaaggaagagagaactgataccgtcttgctctgcctcaggggaaaaaaaaaccaaacaacaaacaggttctcttaacagtcccacaatccttctaggtaagtgtatttagccagcagctaaagaggacagcttcagcactcgagcaagaggaatcaggcaggtgtttttaaattaacttttagggctgtatgaaagctcatggaaaggaaaaaggtgaaggcatacttaatagccagttcttatctgtctctgtactggtctgctcagaggacagtcctagcctctccttcagagacctggggacttgaactacaagagagaagaggaaaagttaGGCAGattgcataaatctccatttggtgttcgcatttcgaaatgagacccatcacttcactgggattcagagctacctcgagccctcaaccaacgcgcaaaaagaaccgttagaagaaaggacaaacagcaaacctaaacagaaaatctgtgcatcaaacccagatgtctgcttagtagccgtacctctctttgctgctttgtcagcactatccagaacctctgtcttcttccccagcctgtcagcaaggttgcgctttagcggaaggacacttttaccagcttcagaaagagagaaaacaagcaatactttaagaacgtttctctggaggaggattttagaacagtcagccacaaacttcaatgcttccagggatctttgcttatatttgtctttcagctgctaaccaaatttgccacttctgccatcaatacacatctctgccaaaatgtattttcctcctgcacgcagcaaaaatacccttaaatatagttcacgtttagatgaggacacccgaacaacggctcacaaaaagctcttacctgtggaggctttccgttttcccatcctctcgccaaggttcagttgaatcacaggctcctcccctaaaacaaagaataatctcttcagtgcacacaaaccagtagccagtaaaagcattgtccttctagcccacgtcccagcaaaagacactcttctggtagccaaaccacagaaacgagtgactacgagtagtagtagtgccacacgttttttgcctttccaaggaatttgtgcagatctgaacaccaccacttatacacagactcgtatcacgctactctccgcaagtgccaccgtcagcctcgtcaatgcttcagaaattggctacttgtataataccatcttctataggtcttccctttcattactccccgggttttccagttatccccttatttgcatactgacacttgtattgacaaaccacttctggatcttttattgcaatacgacaaactcagcacctacaaatgccaaatatttgcaatcaaaccagggcctttaagcataaaagcagggttttaattagaaaaggcagcaccagcaggctaacgtgtctgaattaccttaattattacttaaccttgtggttgaggagccatgaaatggaaacaatagcatTGGCTATTACCTTGCTTTGTAGACAGAGTCACAGTTCTCACTACCGTCcgtacaatttccttttctggcacAGGAACAGCCCGAGATTGGAGCGGAGGAACAGAAACTCCTGAAGGACCTTCTgatcagagcaagcaaaacataaggatgtttagggaaaaaaataaaaccaacaaaaaaccaaccaaccaaccaaaacagaagaactatcacaaagaccaaagacattagttatccattactgtcaaacacacaatgaccactgcatgtaaataagagaaatgagcaatttccctctgatttgcccttggaattccaatctagaatatcagctgtttgagtttaagaaaacagactgcatgCCAAAGTAGCTCAAGGCCTGCAACTAAGCATGGAAGTCTGTCCctcaagcagctctcagctgcatacacctcccagtctgaacccaacagcccccaaaaatttcctttctcgtGCCAAGAATTGTATTCACCAGTGCATAGCCAGCTATCCAGGTAGtatcagaagcttaaaaacaaaaacaaaaaaaacaaaaggatgaaggtgaacagaaggcagaaggataagaaagtaagggatattaactcaccaccttggttttttgttttttcctttagtttcttcaatttgatttctttaactgtttttattccaaaatttaaattgtcctctgaaaacagaaaatcattaatgaagctgaggcctaaaggcacatgttgaagagcacgcttcctcaagcttcttacacctcagaacccttccaaagtcttccaaataaaccctctcaacactccccacaagtaaaaaaagccatagaacggatgggcattttggtaagcaattggca
The Harpia harpyja isolate bHarHar1 chromosome 19, bHarHar1 primary haplotype, whole genome shotgun sequence DNA segment above includes these coding regions:
- the LOC128154239 gene encoding zinc finger CCCH domain-containing protein 11A-like — protein: MSKQGDDCYFYFYSTCNKGDSCSFRHCEAALGNERVCRLWREGRCFRTSCRFRHMEVEKKRSEIPCYWENQPAGCQKSNCAFRHTKGRYVDGRFFPPSKTTLPSPPESAEDAVKMAQASLQQNKLSVQSNPSPPLRGVMKAENSEKVPSPTHPPVVINAADDDEDGYFLLPEDQLSEEGGETKTAVQQPATEAPSGSRIISTRKCSGNTKQEDNLNFGIKTVKEIKLKKLKEKTKNQGEGPSGVSVPPLQSRAVPVPEKEIVRTVVRTVTLSTKQGEEPVIQLNLGERMGKRKASTAGKSVLPLKRNLADRLGKKTEVLDSADKAAKRVQVPRSLKERLGLRKVCLKPLDGKATFPTKQPLKRKAAESHPSAVAAVKSLSATGGDGKEPSAKKAAVAIVPALPEDSLLSVRGREEPQASPVLHLGSQADSVAQSEVTSSTSPSSQVAVKKRRLNFSGAWEAPFSVEDDFEKFLWEISGGKQEDEMDVDPENDEDDFFMEIGELIDG